The genomic interval GAGGAAGTTCGCGGCGACCAGGCCGGCCGCGTTGTTCACCAGCAGGGTGACGTCGGGTGCCCGCCGGGCGGCCTCGGCGACCGACTCGGGATCGGTCACCTCCAGGGCCAGCGGCACGACGTCGGGGTTGGTCACGGTACGCGGATCGCGGGCGGTGGCGTAGACCCTGCGGGCGCCCCGGGCCAGCGCCTCGGCGGCGATCGCCCGGCCGAGCCCACGGTTGCCGCCCGTGACGAGGACGACGGCGTCTCTGATCTGCATCGTGGTGCCTTTCGGGAAGGACGGAAAACCGATCGGTTTCCACCACCGTAAACCGATCGGTTTCCATCCGCAAGCAGGGCGGGTACGCTGCGAACATGACCTCGACGACCAACCCGGCGACCCCCCGCGACCGGCTGCTACGGGCGGCGGCCGAGCTCTTCCACCGGGAGGGCATCGCCACCACCGGGGTCGAGCGGCTCTGCCAGGTGGCCGGCGTCTCCAAGCGGACCATGTACCAGCTCTTCGAGACCAAGGACGCCCTGGTCGCGGAGAGCCTCGACGCCTGCGGCCCGGCGGTGGTCGCGGCGCACCTGCCGGACCGGACATCCAATCTCGGCCCCCGCGAGCGGATCCTCGCCGTCTTCGCCCACCTGGACGAGATGTCCGGGTCAGCCGAGTTCCGGGGATGTCCGTTCCTGAACACCGCCGTCGAACTCCGGGACCCCGACCACCCGGCCAGCGTGGTCGCCCGGGGCTACAAGGACCGGCTGACCGGCTTCTTCGCCGAGCAGGCCCGGCTGGCCGGTGCCCGCGATCCGCAGACGCTGGCCAGGCAGCTCACCATCGTCTACGACGGGTCGGCCAGCCGGGCCGTGACCCAGGGTGCCGGGCTGGACGGGCTGGCCGCGCTCACCGCCTCGGCACTGCTCGACGCCCAACTCGGCACCGCCCTGTCCGAGGCCCAGCCCGGCACCGCCCTCTCCGAGGCCCAGCCCGGCACCGCCCTCTCCGAGGCCCAGCCCGGCACCGGCTGACCCGGACCGTTCGCGCAGCGCCGCCGGCAGCTCCTGTCGGCTACTGCCGGCCTGACGGTTGGCTGTCGCCGGCCTGACGGCCCGGCCTCACCTCAGGTGCCGGGCGAAGAACCGGTTCCCGTCGTCCCCCTCGAAGTGCGGGACGCCGGTGTGCCCGCCCATGTTGGCGTGCAGCGTCTTCTCCCCGGAGCCGAAGGCGTCGAACAGGTCCAGGGCCAACTGCCGGTCGTTTCCCTCGTCGTCCCACTGCAACAGGACAAGCAGCGGAATGGTGACCTGCCGGGCCTCTTCGAACATGGCGCGGGGCACGAAACTCCCGGCGAACAGCAGGGCGGCCGAGATGCGCGGCTCGACCGCCGCCAGCCGGACACCGATGGCGATCACCCCTCCCGCGTACCCGACCGGGCCGCCGATCTCGGGCAGCGAGAGGATCGCGTCCAGGGCGGCCCGCCACTCCGGGACCGCCTTCTCCACCAGCGGAAGGACGAGCCGGTCGACGATCTCGTCGTCGACCGGCTCGCCAGCCGCCAGCGCCCGGTGCAGGTCGGCGCGGGCCTCCTCGGCGGCGGCGGACCGGGGCCGGTCACCGCTGCCGGGAAGCTCGATGGTGGCTGCGGCGAAGCCCTCCGCCGCACAGTGCCGGGCCCGGGCCACCAGTCGGGGGTACATCCTGCGCAGTCCGCCGGGGTGGCCGAGCAGGATCAGCGGGACCGGTGCGGACGCGGATCCGGGCGTCCACAGGATGCCGGGGACCTCCCCGAGGGTGAACCCGCGTTCGAGGACGCCGTCGTCGAGGCGCTGTTGAGCAATGAATTCCACGGTCGTGCCTTTCGGGAGTGCTCGTGAACGGCGCTCCCGGACGACCTATCGCCCGACCGTGACCCCGCAGGGGAGCACCCATGTCGAAACGTTCACGGGTACCACCTCCTCGGTCTCTCGCACGGCCTCCGGAAAGCTAGCAGCGTCGCCATGCCCTGCCAAACCGTTTTCTCGAAGGCCCGGCACGAGCGCCGCACGACAGCCGGCAAACCGACCGCCGCCGCACGACAGCCGGCAAAGCCGACCGCCGTCAACGGCTCAGCCGCTGGTACCGCCGGACGGCCAGCGGCGCGAAGACGGCGATCAGCAGCAGCGGAAAGGCGACCGCCAGCAGCAGCGCGTGCTCCGCCGCCCAGGAGTTCCCGCCGGTCCCCGGGTTGCCGAACAGCTCACGGCTGGCCGCCACCGTCGCCGACAGCGGGTTCCACGACGAGATCGCGCCGAGCCAGTCCGGCATCAGTTCCGGCGCCACGAAGACGTTGGAGAGCGCCGTCAGCGGAAAGGCCAGCGGAAAGACGATCACTCCGACGGTGTCCGGGTTCGGCACCATCAGCCCGAGGAAGATGCCGAC from Plantactinospora sp. BC1 carries:
- a CDS encoding TetR/AcrR family transcriptional regulator, with amino-acid sequence MTSTTNPATPRDRLLRAAAELFHREGIATTGVERLCQVAGVSKRTMYQLFETKDALVAESLDACGPAVVAAHLPDRTSNLGPRERILAVFAHLDEMSGSAEFRGCPFLNTAVELRDPDHPASVVARGYKDRLTGFFAEQARLAGARDPQTLARQLTIVYDGSASRAVTQGAGLDGLAALTASALLDAQLGTALSEAQPGTALSEAQPGTALSEAQPGTG
- a CDS encoding dienelactone hydrolase family protein; this encodes MEFIAQQRLDDGVLERGFTLGEVPGILWTPGSASAPVPLILLGHPGGLRRMYPRLVARARHCAAEGFAAATIELPGSGDRPRSAAAEEARADLHRALAAGEPVDDEIVDRLVLPLVEKAVPEWRAALDAILSLPEIGGPVGYAGGVIAIGVRLAAVEPRISAALLFAGSFVPRAMFEEARQVTIPLLVLLQWDDEGNDRQLALDLFDAFGSGEKTLHANMGGHTGVPHFEGDDGNRFFARHLR